Proteins encoded within one genomic window of Oncorhynchus nerka isolate Pitt River linkage group LG9b, Oner_Uvic_2.0, whole genome shotgun sequence:
- the fzr1b gene encoding fizzy-related protein homolog: MDQEYERRLLKQINHQNLPEGQLAKSGGATCSPLRVKSGDRFIPTRVGSNWCINFHYANENCQSPNQNHRSKDAGSDTGKDTVAYAALLRNELLGAGIESVPDLHTEDRRHTVFSQDTHSLFRYTVHTKRVPFDSGNEVSPYSLSPLSNKSHKLLRSPRKPARKISKIPFKVLDAPELQDDFYLNLVDWSAGNLLSVGLGACVYLWSACTSQVTRLCDLSVDGDSVTSVCWNERGSLVAVGTHKGYVQIWDAAGGRKLTSLEGHSARVGALAWNGEQLSSGSRDRVILQRDVRTPPSAERRLQGHRQEVCGLKWSPDHQHLASGGNDNKLLVWNSSSLLPMQQYSDHLAAVKAIAWSPHQHGLLVSGGGTADRCLRFWNTLTGQPLQSTDTGSQVCNLAWSKHANELVSTHGYSQNQILVWKYPSLNQVAKLTGHSYRVLYLAVSPDGEAIVTGAGDETLRFWNVFSKTRCTKESKSVLNLFTRIR, from the exons ATGGACCAGGAATATGAGAGAAGGCTGCTGAAGCAAATCAACCATCAGAACCTACCAGAGGGCCAGCTGGCTAAG TCTGGAGGTGCGACCTGCAGTCCTCTCCGTGTCAAATCTGGGGACCGATTCATTCCTACCCGTGTTGGAAGCAACTGGTGTATCAACTTCCACTATGCCAAC gagaactgtcaatctcccaaCCAGAACCACAGGTCGAAGGATGCTGGATCAGACACGGGGAAAGACACTGTGGCATATGCTGCTCTGCTGAGGAACGAGTTGCTGGGGGCGGGGATAGAGAGCGTTCCAGACCTCCACACTGAGGACCGCCGCCACACCGTCTTCTCCCAGGACACACACAGCCTCTTCAgg TACACAGTCCACACTAAGAGAGTGCCTTTTGACAGTGGCAATGAAGTCTCGCCATACTCGCTCTCCCCACTCAGCAACAAGAG TCACAAGCTCCTTCGTTCCCCTCGGAAGCCAGCCCGTAAGATCTCCAAGATCCCCTTCAAAGTGCTCGACGCCCCTGAGCTGCAGGATGACTTCTACCTCAACCTGGTAGACTGGTCCGCTGGCAACCTGCTGTCTGTGGGCCTGGGGGCCTGTGTGTACCTGTGGAGCGCCTGCACCAGCCAg GTGACAAGACTGTGTGACCTGTCAGTGGATGGGGACTCTGTGACATCAGTATGTTGGAATGAAAGG GGGAGCCTCGTTGCTGTGGGAACCCATAAGGGCTATGTTCAGATCTGGGACGCAGCTGGAGGGAGAAAGCTGACCAGTCTGGAAGGCCACTCTGCTCGTGTCG GAGCACTGGCGTGGAATGGAGAACAGCTGTCTTCAGGCAGCAGGGACCGTGTGATCCTCCAGAGGGACGTCCGCACCCCTCCGTCCGCTGAGAGGAGGCTCCAGGGCCACAGGCAGGAGGTGTGTGGCCTCAAGTGGTCCCCCGATCACCAGCACCTGGCCTCTGGGGGCAACGACAACAAG CTGCTGGTGTGGAACAGCTCCAGCCTGCTCCCGATGCAGCAGTACAGTGACCACCTGGCTGCAGTGAAGGCCATCGCCTGGTCACCCCACCAGCATGGGCTACTGGTGTCTGGAGGAGGAACGGCCGACCGCTGTCTACGCTTCTGGAACACCTTGACAGGCCAGCCCCTGCAGAGCACTGACACAGGCTCCCAGGTCTGCAACCTGGCCTGGTCCAAGCACGCCAATGAGCTG GTGAGCACCCATGGCTACTCTCAGAACCAGATCCTGGTGTGGAAGTACCCGTCTCTGAACCAGGTGGCCAAGCTGACGGGACACTCCTACAGAGTTCTCTACCTG GCTGTGTCACCAGACGGAGAGGCCATTGTGACGGGGGCGGGAGACGAGACTCTGCGTTTCTGGAATGTTTTCAGTAAGACACGCTGCACCAAG GAGTCCAAGTCAGTGTTGAATCTCTTTACCAGGATACGATAG
- the LOC115114620 gene encoding cytochrome P450 2J2-like isoform X2 codes for MLLSLDCLDMKICLLVIFLFLLLVDFLKHRNPPEFPPGPWPLPFLGNIFIGFGYQDMDKVAEQFGNIFSLRWGAEKVVFVSGYKMVKDVLMTQGDHFLDRPASPLFSDVFKDCGISVSNGYRWRRQRQFSVAHLKHVGEGKRTLELHVQQECNFLCQAFQQEMGGPFNPQFIINSAAANIIGFLVFGKRFDYNATDFQNRLRLSQESMLLIGNPLVQLYDVFPWLFKRLPGLRSGPHVTILSNYAKIVSFLRKEIEKHKKDWDPFDHRDYIDSYIGEIDKRKRDIEAGFHSENLVYCSLDLFEAGTETMTNTLRWALLYMVKYPDVQENVQEEIKSVIGQSRQPCLADRGTKVIVNLSSVLRDQTEWETADHFNPQHFLDVHGHFRKREAFFPFSAGKRACLGQSLACMELFLFFTSLLQRFTISTSPGEEPPSLEPQGVAIQSPKPFTICASTW; via the exons ATGCTACTATCTCTGGATTGTCTGGACATGAAGATCTGCCTGCTTGTGATctttctgttcctactgctggtGGACTTTCTGAAGCACAGAAACCCACCTGAGTTCCCTCCTGGACCATGGCCTCTACCTTTCCTGGGAAATATCTTCATTGGGTTTGGCTACCAGGACATGGACAAG GTTGCTGAACAGTTCGGCAATATTTTCAGCCTTCGGTGGGGTGCGGAGAAGGTGGTGTTTGTGTCTGGGTACAAGATGGTGAAGGATGTTTTGATGACTCAGGGAGATCACTTTTTAGACCGACCTGCATCTCCTCTCTTTAGTGATGTTTTCAAAGACTGTG GAATCTCTGTAAGTAATGGATACAGATGGAGGAGGCAGCGGCAGTTCTCGGTGGCCCACCTAAAACACGTTGGTGAGGGGAAGAGAACCCTGGAGCTTCATGTGCAGCAGGAGTGTAACTTCCTGTGTCAGGCCTTCCAACAGGAAATGG GAGGGCCCTTCAACCCCCAATTCATAATTAACAGTGCTGCTGCAAACATCATTGGATTCTTGGTGTTTGGAAAGCGATTTGACTACAACGCTACAGACTTCCAGAACCGTCTGCGACTGAGCCAGGAGTCCATGCTATTGATAGGCAACCCTCTGGTTCAG CTGTATGATGTATTTCCATGGCTGTTCAAGCGTTTGCCTGGGCTGCGTTCTGGTCCCCATGTGACAATTCTTTCCAACTATGCAAAGATTGTGTCATTCCTGAGAAAAGAAATAGAGAAACATAAGAAGGACTGGGATCCCTTTGATCACCGGGACTACATTGACTCCTACATCGGAGAAATAGACAAG aggaagagggacaTCGAGGCTGGGTTCCACTCAGAGAACTTGGTGTACTGCAGTCTGGACTTGTTTGAGGCTGGAACAGAGACCATGACCAACACTTTACGTTGGGCTCTGCTCTACATGGTGAAGTACCCTGATGTTCAGG AGAATGTCCAGGAGGAGATCAAAAGTGTGATTGGCCAGTCTCGCCAGCCCTGCCTTGCTGATAGG GGCACTAAAGTGATAGTCAACCTCTCCTCAGTGTTACGTGACCAGACAGAATGGGAGACAGCAGACCACTTCAACCCACAACATTTCCTAGATGTGCATGGTCACTTCCGGAAAAGGGAGGCTTTTTTCCCATTTTCTGCAG GAAAGAGGGCTTGTCTGGGGCAGTCGCTGGCCTGCATGGAGCTCTTCCTCTTTTTCACCTCCCTCCTCCAGAGGTTCACCATCTCTACATCCCCTGGAGAGGAACCACCAAGCCTGGAGCCCCAGGGAGTGGCCATCCAGTCCCCTAAACCCTTCACTATCTGTGCCTCCACATGGTGA
- the LOC115114620 gene encoding cytochrome P450 2J2-like isoform X1, translating to MLLSLDCLDMKICLLVIFLFLLLVDFLKHRNPPEFPPGPWPLPFLGNIFIGFGYQDMDKVAEQFGNIFSLRWGAEKVVFVSGYKMVKDVLMTQGDHFLDRPASPLFSDVFKDCGISVSNGYRWRRQRQFSVAHLKHVGEGKRTLELHVQQECNFLCQAFQQEMGGPFNPQFIINSAAANIIGFLVFGKRFDYNATDFQNRLRLSQESMLLIGNPLVQLYDVFPWLFKRLPGLRSGPHVTILSNYAKIVSFLRKEIEKHKKDWDPFDHRDYIDSYIGEIDKRKRDIEAGFHSENLVYCSLDLFEAGTETMTNTLRWALLYMVKYPDVQENVQEEIKSVIGQSRQPCLADRVSMPYTDAVIHETQRMANILPLNIRMSSKDATMGGYFIPKGTKVIVNLSSVLRDQTEWETADHFNPQHFLDVHGHFRKREAFFPFSAGKRACLGQSLACMELFLFFTSLLQRFTISTSPGEEPPSLEPQGVAIQSPKPFTICASTW from the exons ATGCTACTATCTCTGGATTGTCTGGACATGAAGATCTGCCTGCTTGTGATctttctgttcctactgctggtGGACTTTCTGAAGCACAGAAACCCACCTGAGTTCCCTCCTGGACCATGGCCTCTACCTTTCCTGGGAAATATCTTCATTGGGTTTGGCTACCAGGACATGGACAAG GTTGCTGAACAGTTCGGCAATATTTTCAGCCTTCGGTGGGGTGCGGAGAAGGTGGTGTTTGTGTCTGGGTACAAGATGGTGAAGGATGTTTTGATGACTCAGGGAGATCACTTTTTAGACCGACCTGCATCTCCTCTCTTTAGTGATGTTTTCAAAGACTGTG GAATCTCTGTAAGTAATGGATACAGATGGAGGAGGCAGCGGCAGTTCTCGGTGGCCCACCTAAAACACGTTGGTGAGGGGAAGAGAACCCTGGAGCTTCATGTGCAGCAGGAGTGTAACTTCCTGTGTCAGGCCTTCCAACAGGAAATGG GAGGGCCCTTCAACCCCCAATTCATAATTAACAGTGCTGCTGCAAACATCATTGGATTCTTGGTGTTTGGAAAGCGATTTGACTACAACGCTACAGACTTCCAGAACCGTCTGCGACTGAGCCAGGAGTCCATGCTATTGATAGGCAACCCTCTGGTTCAG CTGTATGATGTATTTCCATGGCTGTTCAAGCGTTTGCCTGGGCTGCGTTCTGGTCCCCATGTGACAATTCTTTCCAACTATGCAAAGATTGTGTCATTCCTGAGAAAAGAAATAGAGAAACATAAGAAGGACTGGGATCCCTTTGATCACCGGGACTACATTGACTCCTACATCGGAGAAATAGACAAG aggaagagggacaTCGAGGCTGGGTTCCACTCAGAGAACTTGGTGTACTGCAGTCTGGACTTGTTTGAGGCTGGAACAGAGACCATGACCAACACTTTACGTTGGGCTCTGCTCTACATGGTGAAGTACCCTGATGTTCAGG AGAATGTCCAGGAGGAGATCAAAAGTGTGATTGGCCAGTCTCGCCAGCCCTGCCTTGCTGATAGGGTGAGCATGCCCTACACAGACGCTGTGATCCACGAGACACAGAGAATGGCCAACATACTGCCTCTCAATATcaggatgtcaagcaaagatgctaCCATGGGGGGATATTTCATACCCAAG GGCACTAAAGTGATAGTCAACCTCTCCTCAGTGTTACGTGACCAGACAGAATGGGAGACAGCAGACCACTTCAACCCACAACATTTCCTAGATGTGCATGGTCACTTCCGGAAAAGGGAGGCTTTTTTCCCATTTTCTGCAG GAAAGAGGGCTTGTCTGGGGCAGTCGCTGGCCTGCATGGAGCTCTTCCTCTTTTTCACCTCCCTCCTCCAGAGGTTCACCATCTCTACATCCCCTGGAGAGGAACCACCAAGCCTGGAGCCCCAGGGAGTGGCCATCCAGTCCCCTAAACCCTTCACTATCTGTGCCTCCACATGGTGA